The following are encoded together in the Plasmodium brasilianum strain Bolivian I chromosome 10, whole genome shotgun sequence genome:
- a CDS encoding hypothetical protein (conserved Plasmodium protein), with translation MNKNSESIIVEAYEINYDLLKLINNDMIKDMRKQNSILQFEKKNNEKEMKIKNFDSEIDIMNELYLKCKDNVLIKKMELKKIDVLFCVNNVPIFSHKSSYNYFFPYPSNTNYYNILQKFNNMIKTLRHTKDIVHIFRDLNFLFFLTNIFSIEHDMPHICKAVNNLNDSTKIPDQYIQILKNLSKNANSLA, from the coding sequence atgaataaaaattctGAGTCCATCATAGTAGAAGCTTATGAAATTAATTATGATTTgcttaaattaataaataatgatatgaTAAAAGATAtgagaaaacaaaatagtatACTACaatttgagaaaaaaaacaatgaaaaagaaatgaaaataaaaaactttgATAGCGAAATAGATATTATGAATgagttatatttaaaatgtaaagaCAATGtccttattaaaaaaatggagttaaaaaaaattgatgttttattttgtgtaaATAATGTACCTATATTTTCTCATAAAAGTAGTTATAATTACTTTTTCCCTTATCCTAGTAATAcgaattattataatattttacaaaagtTTAATAACATGATAAAAACATTACGTCATACAAAGGacattgttcatattttcagGGATttgaattttcttttttttttaaccaaTATTTTCTCCATTGAACATGATATGCCTCATATTTGTAAAGCCGTAAATAACCTGAACGATTCCACGAAAATACCTGATCAGTACAtacaaattttgaaaaatttgtCAAAAAACGCGAACTCTTTGgcttga
- a CDS encoding hypothetical protein (conserved Plasmodium protein): MKRSILLLIYFYLIFTRIKCECLKINKITWKHHFCVTNKPYFCTTSKSYFCVTSKPNFCTISKSDRKRSESSEKSLIHNKNNDKNDTKKLSENKKEKKFLHFRNNKKVSVNPLFDSLCRSVSVSETCLYNVQNFFNEVNYNNLKNKNLDDNNLFCGILYGKYEENNEIVKIENVFFSMNNKSEQNYDVNYLLYSEDRKRADLLAKMLGLEVVGFLYAYPDIGIDISMSNKKKKNFIKLNKKMKMLNYEDNELFIPMGGKEVLLSLMVMKEVLNKPKVGDKLKEGGELHQHEKVRNEKHSSSTNEHTIISAIGVKRKKGMYDDNTTNEHDKKQKSLKKKKYLMLM, translated from the coding sequence atGAAAAGAAGCATACTTCTtctaatatacttttatttgatttttacGAGAATTAAATGTGAAtgcttaaaaataaataaaataacatggAAACACCATTTTTGTGTAACAAACAAACCGTATTTTTGCACAACAAGCAAATCGTATTTTTGTGTAACGAGCAAACCGAATTTCTGCACAATAAGCAAAAGTGATAGAAAAAGGTCAGAATCATCTGAAAAGAGTCTGattcataataaaaacaatgataaaaatgatacaaaaaaattaagcgaaaataaaaaggaaaagaaatttctacattttaggaataataaaaaagtgtCAGTTAACCCATTATTTGATTCACTATGTAGAAGTGTAAGTGTTAGTGAAACGTGCTTATATAATgtgcaaaatttttttaatgaagtAAATTACAACAatcttaaaaataagaatctagatgataataatttgttCTGTGGTATATTATATGgtaaatatgaagaaaataatgagATAGTTAAAATcgaaaatgtatttttttctatgaaCAATAAGTCAGAACAGAACTATGATGTGAATTATCTACTATATAGTGAAGACAGAAAGAGAGCTGATTTGCTAGCTAAGATGTTAGGTTTGGAAGTTGTTGGTTTCCTTTATGCTTATCCTGACATTGGTATAGACATCAGTAtgtctaataaaaaaaaaaagaattttattaaattaaataagaaaatgaaaatgctTAATTATGAAGATAATGAACTGTTCATACCTATGGGAGGAAAGGAAGTTTTATTATCCTTAATGGTTATGAAAGAAGTTTTAAATAAACCAAAGGTGGGTGATAAACTAAAGGAAGGCGGGGAGTTACATCAACATGAAAAGGTAAGAAATGAAAAGCATAGTAGCAGCACTAATGAACATACTATCATTTCTGCAATTGGggtgaaaagaaaaaagggaatGTATGATGACAACACAACAAATGAACATGATAAAAAGCAGAAaagtttgaaaaaaaaaaaatacctaATGCTTATGTAA